The genomic window GTAAAGGGTGATGAGCACCGGCGCGGCGACAACGATGCCGGTGAGAAAATAGGTCCTGAGGCGCTGGCGCAAGGAAGAGCGCGGCCTCTCTGGAGCCTGGGGTACGGGCGAATCCATGTTGGTGGCCGATCAACCCAGCGGTTTCTCGTAGATACGGTAGGTCTTATAAATGAAGCATCCAATGGATTCGAGAATGTTCCGCATCGGCAGATTGTCCTCGAGAATCCACGAAAGCTCACCCCGGTTGGCATAGACGCCCACCGTGTCGCGGCGGATGTGCTCGATCAGCATCATCGCCATCAGCGCGCCGTTGCGGCTGGTCTGAAGCTTCTTGCGAACGCCCATCAGGGGCACGCGCACGCGCTGGGTGAACGGCTTGCGAAGCCGCCACAGCAGCTTGGCCCAGCCGAAGGGGAACAGGCGGCCATCGAGGTCGCGCTGGAGTTCGTTCACGTCCGGCAGGGTAATCATGAAGGCCATCGGCTCGCCGTCGAACTCGCAGATGCGAACCAGGTCCGGCTTCACCAGCGGCTTCATCTTCTTGGCGGCATAGGCGATTTCGGCTTCCGTCAGCGGAATGAAGCCCCAGTTGTCCGCCCATGCGTCGTTCAGGATCTCAAGGACCAGCCGCACTTCCTCCTCGAAGCGGGAGGGGTCGGCCTTCCGCATGCGGATGCGCGGGTTCTTGTCGCCCGCCTCCACGATGCGCTGGATGCGCTCGGGGAAGCCCGTGGTGATATCGAGGTCATAGGCGTAGAGATCCTTGACCTTGGCATAGCCTTGCGGCTCCACCAGCCCGGCGTAGTAGGGGCGGTGATGGCCCATCATCAGCAGCGGCGGGTGCTCGAAGCCGTCGATCAGCAGGCCCGGCTCGTCCCAGATGGAGAGGCTGAACGGCCCCATGGAGCGGGTCATGCCGCCCGCCTTCAGCCAGCTTTCCGCGGCTTCGAACAGCAGGGCGGCGGTTGCGGGATCGTCCTCGCACTCGAACATGCCCCACTGGCCGATGCCTTGCCCCATGTGCTGCTGCACCAGGTCATCGATCTGGGCGGAGATGCGGCCCACCGGCTTGCCGTCGCGCAGCGCCAGCCAGTACTGGGCGCGGGCGTGGCCGAAATAGGGGTTGGACTTCGGCGAGAGCAGGCCCTTCACCTCGGCGAGGAGCGGCGGCACCCACTGGGGATCATTCTTGTAGAGCGACCAGGGCAGGCGGACGAAGGCTTCGAGATCGGCCTTCGAGGCAACCGGGCGGATCTCGATGTTGAAGGCTTGCGGCAGCACGCTGGGTCACTCCTTATAGGGCGCTTTAGGGTCTTCCATGGGCCATCACTATGGCAGATTTTGGGCTCGGCGCCGCCGGGAGTTGGCGCGTGATCCCCCTGATGGCGCAGGGGCTTAGACCTTGAGGCGCATCCACTGGCCGAACCGGCCCAGCGCCGAGCGGTCCGCCAGGGCGAGGCCGAAGCGCAGCGACAGCCAGAAGGCAACGGCGAATGCCGCCACCGCCACCACCGCGCCGGCGGCTTCGGACCACTGGCTGACGGCTTCCTCCACCGCCAGCGCCAGGCAGGAGACCGCCAGGCTGACCACGAGGGTCCGCAGGAACGGCGCGCGGAATGGGTGCAGGCGGTACGACCAGTACAGCTGCAGCAGCGCGAGGCCCGCCGCCACGTTCAGCGATATGGCAACGGCCACCGCCATGCCGACCGCACCGAGGGCGGGGGTGAGGGCCAGCGACAGGGCGATCCAGCTCACCAGCCCGGCGGCGCTGTTGATGAGGGTGAGGCGGCGCTGGCCGATCACTTCCAGAATGG from Pedomonas mirosovicensis includes these protein-coding regions:
- a CDS encoding N-acetyltransferase, with amino-acid sequence MLPQAFNIEIRPVASKADLEAFVRLPWSLYKNDPQWVPPLLAEVKGLLSPKSNPYFGHARAQYWLALRDGKPVGRISAQIDDLVQQHMGQGIGQWGMFECEDDPATAALLFEAAESWLKAGGMTRSMGPFSLSIWDEPGLLIDGFEHPPLLMMGHHRPYYAGLVEPQGYAKVKDLYAYDLDITTGFPERIQRIVEAGDKNPRIRMRKADPSRFEEEVRLVLEILNDAWADNWGFIPLTEAEIAYAAKKMKPLVKPDLVRICEFDGEPMAFMITLPDVNELQRDLDGRLFPFGWAKLLWRLRKPFTQRVRVPLMGVRKKLQTSRNGALMAMMLIEHIRRDTVGVYANRGELSWILEDNLPMRNILESIGCFIYKTYRIYEKPLG